CTTTATAAATATAAGAGTCACTTGGTGTCTGTGTTTAAAGACAGGCCGTTTCTCATTTATTTGTTTCAGTATTAGCATAACCTTGAATTGTCCGCCATTTTCGGCATTGCATATCTGTATGTGCACTTCATACAGAGGTATGTTTAATATCTGACTACATGTTCACTAAGAATGAAAGAAAATCAAGATTGCAATCGGTTCTCggtatttttgtcattttcccCGCAACTACCCAAACGAAGAAACCGAACAATTAATTTACAGTTATGCTTCCTAACTTTGGTAGAAAAAAATACGGCATTTAttagaagaaaaatgacaaaaaacttaacacgtatttacagttacgtgtagACTGCTGTTTTGACATAACATCGTGTGATACAAAACCCCTGGGTtgcttcgaatcacgtgactatgacgctacGGGAACACACGTAAATAGGCGCATCTAATGTAGAAGTACTGGCATCTCTGTTTGATGAACAATAGCATTAGACTTTGGGCaaacaaatatggaaatggAAATTTATTACAACAACTGCGACTGATGAAGAGATCCTAAGGCTGGTTTCGAAACGTTCAGCAAGAAGGATGAAGTATTACCGATCCGTGGATATATCGCCAATAGTTTCCAAAACTTTTTGAGTGCTCCGGGACGTTGTAACGACCACATAGTTGGTTATCTCAAACCTAACTACCATACAACCTGGTTGAATTATGTCCATTTTTGGAGTCCCATATCCCACCatgcatatgcaaatgaatttgCCACTGTATAAACCAAAACAAACTTACATACACGCTGCACATTCTTAAAGGATCGATCGTTTCAGTATAAATTTAGTGACGTTGTCCTTGGCGTTCATATCGTAAGATTGTCCCAGTCAAAGGGGGCGGAAGTACCATCGAAATTCAACAAGATATTAAGCCCCCAACTACATCATACtattgtaatttaatttgtCCTCTGTTTCACTGATGTGAAGTACTGTTATGCATGTATTCGTTATCTAGTCTACTAAACAAACCCATGATTTCTGCTGATAAATTAATCATTCGTGTCGAGCAATCATGGAATATGACCCTTCACCATTCAATACGACTAGCAGattatgtgagtgtgtgtgtgtatgtatgtatgtatgtatgtatgtatgtatgtatgtatgtatgtatgtgtgtgtgtgtgtatgcatgcatgtatgtatgtatgtatgtatgtatgtatgtgcttgtatgtctgtgtatgtctgtatgtaagcaagtgtgtgtgtgtgttctttttTTGATAAATTAGGGAGTATAAAGCAATGTCATGTttcatcaaacataacaaaatttTATCCTAAcgttaacaaacaaacaaacaaacaaacaaacaaacaaacaaaccttgCATTTCATATTTGGGTATGCcaaaatttgaaagtttaaTGATAAGATCATTTGCATTCACATAAAGcgaattttttcaaaaatatttatacataaacATTCACGTCACATTCATATCCTTCTGAGTTCATTGTCTCACATAAATCTACGAATTATCAAGTCTTCATATATTTTCACGTTACATGTCCTGTGTTTCCGATTTGACTGTGGTTGACTACAACAGAACGTAAATAGGCGTGTTCTGTCTGTGCTCGGGAGCAAAGTTTGAAAGGTTGTTGTATGTCCCTCCGCATTATGCTATCAACGCTTTCCAGCTGAGATTCCCATTTTCTCGTTTTTCTGTTGCTCGTCGACAGTATAATACTGCAGCAGGGCCCGAATTTGTGATGTCAAGCACAACCGGAAAAATAccagcataatatatatatatatatatatatatatatatatatatatatatatatatatatatatatatatatatatcaaacgcTTCGTTATAGTCTCAGAAATATGGAAATCCATGATCACAGAGCCAAAAAGTATTACAAATCAAGTTAGAGCACAATATGTAACATGGTGTAGGAAGACTCAAACCAACATCTTGAAAACTCTGCCACTTTTCAGGCCTCTGCTGTAACACTAGTAGCTGTCCATGCTTAACAGATTAGAATAAAGTGTCATTATCCACTAGCTTTCTTAATTGTAGGTAGACAGAATGTCCTAACAATCCTCTCGCCaaacttgtaaaaaaataaatataactaGGTAGACACATAAACTACGTGTTGTAAAAATCCTTGGAGTGGAAGCTTAATACAAAGGTTGCTTTGCAGGTTCATTAGAACGATTGACTTTCCTATGTAGTAACAAAAGTGCCTTCATTGCAATGTACACATTTAACACAGGTAACATATTAAAAGATAATGTTATCTTTTCCGATTCGGTGCAATAGAACAAGTAAGATGGTTGAGTGGGTGGGTTGTCATGTACACACAGTCCTTCTCTCTCAATCAACCCCTTGTGTACGTGTGATCTTGAGAGGAATACTTCATCTCTACCACACAGTGAAACATTGTACACAACATAATGATCAGGAGTAGAGAAACAGGATTCTTTTGCAGCTGTTACCTGCTGACACATCATTTGTGGAAACCAATGATCTATCCGCTGCTCTGTGGTCTTATTCTGAAAGGataataaaacatttgttaGAAAAAAGTTCAACCAGTTGATCGAAGAAACAAGACAAACCTCCCTAGAAGACACATTAGCATGTAAAATTTTATAATTCTAACTTTGTGAAATGTACCACCATTTGGcgttgctatgggtgtgatcaTTGTTGCTACAGtccttgcatacatttttgaatgtttactctcTTACTTAAATTTCAGACTGGTCTGACCAGTAGTTtataccaaataccaaggcaatcgggctggcagtttttgagtcgtacacacatatacacagacagacagacggacagacaccgctcgatgcctataacactactgaacctagttcagttgtgctaaaaaaacacCAACTTTTGGCTGTTGAATTGAGTGtggtggtcatggttgctaaggatataTGAGAAACTTTtatgaatgtttactcacttgcctacctgatGATGTTATTTGGCCAAAACTAACTGCCACGTGGTTACTGATATTGGCGTAGCCATTGTTGCTAGGGTTAACAGAAATTCTAGCATCTAGCATAACActtctaagaacattcccaccaaatttcagatcaatctgCCTTGTTGTTTTGGAGTgtaaattttgaccaaaaatcatttCTTTTGACTGAAAAATGTAAATTGGCTAAATTGCAacatatcacaaaacaaattgatgtgcatatatTAGTCATTGTTCACTATCTATTTACTAACTAAAGAAATTTGTCAATGAATGTCCAGGATATTACTCCGGACGGACAGAACCAAAGCTATATGCCCTGTCCCAGACTACATAtgaatatcacacacacacacacacacatacacagttaGCGATGCCTGTAGCACCTACTGAACtttaaactttgaactttaaAGATTGAGTTTACAGTCGTGCTAATAATATGTGATATAATGTAATTCTCATAACAGTGATTGCAAGGGAGTTGAAGAACATCAAGCATAACATATTAATTCATACCTCTGTTACTGCAAGCAACCGGTAACCAGAAGTGAAGTCGTAATTATCACTTGTATGAATGTGAAATTCAACATCGGTTTGGACTGTGTTTTTTTGACCACACATATGGAAGTTCCTTTCAGTAGAACGTCCAGAcctagaaaaaaaaagaggcCTTTGTcaatgaatatcaaaatatgccatattccagTAATGCAATCAGATTCATTGTTTAGTCACTAGGAGCAATGCACATAATTAAGCTGTCTGAGACAAGAAGTGAGgactacatgtagatatggGCATGTTAAGGAGACAAAGTCAGGGGCCGTACACATAAACGGTAAACAAATTCCAGGGCTTTCACTTGGGTTATTTTTCCAGGGTGTTAACcatcaaaatttgttttattgaatgacaactAATTTTCTGACATGAACAGGAAGTAATTAACTGCTGCTCTCACAATACATTATGTATGGCACATAACTGAAAGTCAACACTCTCTGCAGTTGTTGGTTCAAAAAACATCACAGCCATTTGATGGACAGTCAATGGCAAAGTAGAGAAGGCATCAGCCTCAaactttaaaaattgaaaatatcatcGGCTTGCGTAGTGCttagcgcacaggattagcagtcgggaggtcacaggttcgaatcccactggaaacagggaATTGTTCTGTGACCGACCAAACCCAGgatgagtgttctacagactcgatgggtaggctgtatcactcagtcCTGTTTCACTCACAAGAGGAGTGCAAATttgggggactcctggagttaTGACTcaaaagtcggggacgattactcacacagaGCCCACAGGTGCTATTTTTGCCTGActtgggtgactctgggatagcctgtggactgactgggaaggCCTTggcagttccacagcaacgtgatatagagtgtgcaacatagccctgtcacgtagtcccaaaacTGAATGGATGTCTCTCAATATTATATGGTTTGATCTGAATATATTTAAAATTCAGTGGATTTTTTCCAAGGAAAAACGTCATTTTATGGAATGAAATTATAGACTACGAATAATTGAATACATACATCACTTGCatcacaaatattttgtttacttgcCGAACATCGCGATTTAACTCCATGATTTAGGAGTGTTACTGTACTAACACACGTAaaaaagtagttattcttttagaacaggtacaacaaatttcaattatcaACAATATGAATGTCAAACCATACTTCCAAAACCCAGAAATTCAACTGCAACTGCATGTCATCAGTGGTCTGTATCACAGACGTCAAATGTAAAGTTGCAAATAGTTTAACAATTTCTAGGGGTGCAGTGATGCCTTGATACTCGTTACCATGTTACAATAATCATGCTAACAGGcagactgttacaatattgcaatgcatggctaTGTTATGTCGCTGATATGACAGCAAGAGTACAGCAGCAATatacaagataaaaaaaaaacatggcagCACCCAGTGCCCGCACATTCTGCTGGCGAAGTATATCGTGGAATGATTGTTTAACTGTTTGGGTTAGTGAGAATTTTGATTCACTAgcatgatattgttatttgaccaaaatatacagctatttggttgttgctaagggcgtggtcatggttgctagggccaattgtgtcaaataatttgaagaaaatctgtagAACACTTCtggaaacatctcaccaagtacTTTTCGAgatatagatttttgaccaaaattcacatatttacaactaatttgcatattactgatgagatgaTTATATGCCTAATATTTTTTCGTCTACACACCCAcacaaatttcaggccaatctgctgagtagttttggaagcataggttttgaccaaaaaaagacacatttttagcctcaaaccccacatctctgatgcaaacattttcatttgaacaatttcccaactagacaccagtagtagcatgaccaccaaatatcaaagcaatcggtctggcagtttttgactttaatttgtttacacacacacacacagacacggacacTTTATAatatgcctatagcactactgcaccttatcagttcagttgtgttaaaaaccCTTAGTATTCCAAAATGTTTATATCTGTTCAATTTGATTGTTGTAAACCAAAAGGACATTAAGAAAATTAATAATCTATTGTATAAGTTTATCTGGAAGGGTCAAGATAAAATAGAAAGATCAACATTGATAGGGGACATTGACCACGGTGGACTTAACATGCTTGATGTTTTTGCCTTGTATGATGCTTTCCGAGTGAAATGGATACAACGTTATGTAAATCATACAGTTTCACATCCATGGAAAAGTTTTTTGTCATATTACCTTAGATCAGTGGGTGgtagtttcatttttaaatgcaACTTTAAAACAAGTCTTTTAGACATTACCATCCCACCTTTCTTTGAGTTTGTTAGTAAGTTGGCAAAGACTAATACCATATTATAATTCACAGTCAGTAGAGGACACTGTGATCTGGAATAATGCCAAAATTCTTGCGAACAACAAGAGTGTTTGTCaccttttttattttattttaaatctgGACTGGCAAGGTAAAGGGATGGGATGCCCTTGAAAGTATAGTCTCTCTAAAATTCATCTCCTACTTTGAAATGGAGTTATTTCTGCACTCCTTTTGGAATGGAGAAATAGTAACTCTTTTTGTGTGAGACCTGAACTTCATTGGCCTTTTTGTTAAAAATGCATTATTCCCACTAGAAAGAATTACATGTAAGATTGTTAGAAAACGATTATCGGCAAATCATTTTATGCCACCTAGCGCTCAGTATTATTTTCAGCATATATTAAAGACTGAAATAGAAGAAAATGAGTGGAGTGACTTTCTTTATTGTATACATTTCACGGTACAGTTGAAACGAAACTCCAAGAGTTTCAGTGCAAACTAGACCATAATATTCCCtgtacaaattattcattatcgAGTATGAAGCCACCATTGGTCTCATCAAGTCTTTTTTGTACGCTCACTGATGAGACAGTACTCCACCTTTTTTGTAATTGTGAATGCATCAATCTTATATGGAGCAGGCTGTTCTCAGTCAGCATGGggtaaaatatttaatacacagGACATTGTGTCTGCAAAAACAGATATTACTGGGACCAGGGTGATAAGCATTTTTCACCTCTATTTAACCACATTGTGATTACTGCTAAGTCAGCAATATATGAATGTAAGCTTTCTGGCAAAATACCTTCATTTAACATGGTTAGGCAAAAAGTAAATTTAGTgatgaaaatagaatattacaTGATGAAAAGGAAAGACATGTTAAATATAAAATTTCATGAGAAATGGAGTATTTTAAATGGCAACATCATGTGATGACCAAAACTTTATCAAAGGGGAGTAAAACCTTTTTTCTCTTCAGTTTTTCTTCTCTGACTTGTTAGGTGCCTTTTTTGGTTAAACTTCTTTCACATTtgcttgttttcttttttattcatgaatatttttaatcagGAAAGGAAAAAGTGAATGAATATGGTCTGCTAATATGTCATATGTCAAGTGTAATTTACACTGAATGAGTCATTGGAGACAATGCCTGTGTCATgactttgaaaaataaattgataattatcaacgaatgttgatttatttacattttaacatcCTTACAAACTTGAAATCAGGACCACCAGATTTAAATTGGATTTACTCACTTGTGCCCCCGGAAGTAAAAAATGGACACACCCTTACCATTCATAGTCCTGAGATTCCTCATATATGTTACAGACATTGTGaggattaaaattaaaaatgtacatttttcaaTTATCCTTAGTcagaacagaaaaaaatatttggcaTGCAAATGTATGCCATAGTTCATTATCCACTtgtactaagtttgaaagaaattggtcaATGAATGTCCAAGGTATGGCTCcggatgcacacacacatacgcatggacggaacccaatctatAAGCCCCTGCCAGACGCTGCTAAAAATCGCAGtacaacatgtatatcattGTCCCATTGCAGtattccatatacatgtaggtgaatTTTGGCATGCATTCtactttatatacatgtataataatatggTAAATGTGTTAGGGTTAGCATTAAAACTTTGCAAGTCTTTATTCCTACCTGATGTCAAATTTATGAGGTGTTTCATCTTCTAATGCGATCAAACGTGCAATCCTGTCGACTATTACATCTAAGTCTGTTTCAATCAAATGCTTTTTGCCATAGATGACGAACCACTTCTGTAATATCTGTATTATTACAAGCAGTATAGCCATTGGTATATTCAAGTTTTCACACCCCTAAATCAAGACAGAAACAAAgacattaactacatgtatgagtgCATTAGCATAATCTTTGAAAAATAgagccaatggtgttgtagcacaactgaactgtttttaaaataagtatatgtattcatttgctgaatgattatccagttgccaaTCCCAGTTATCATTGGAATATACACTCAatgtggctgttgctatgaatGCGGTCATGTTGCTATAAGGGTTCTTCCAATGGCTGTCGGCACCTGTCGCACGCCACCAGGATTCAGACCTGGCGACCACAACTCACAAGGTTGCTGACCACCACCTCCTACTGTCACAAACGATAACATCTGACTGCCTGCTTTCAATATTGATTGTCTATGGCACAACTGGTACTcgtaaacaaaaataattctttaAAATGACaaggaatttaaaaaaattcattgAAAGGGTTTAGGCAATGTTTTAAGCCAGGCAGAAAAGGGCAACCACAGACGGTACGTACTCCTCTAAACGAGGTGTCAACTTGATTTCAGTAAACATAGCACAGAGTATATAGCATGATGCCGACCACACGTGCATTACACCTCCTTACAATGTCCATGTGATGAGCTTCAAACAGGATggtaaaaatcaaaacaattcaAATACTCACAGTATGACAATGAACTCTAAAAATGTCTTTTAGAAATGAACAATATAGAcgaccattaattacaataatgacaaatactcgaATATTTACAAAAAGGAGATGTGAACTGACCACAATACATTGCTAtctgcataaatttgcatgtctCTCTTCAATTTACATGTTTCTTCCTGTATCTAGTAATCTGTAGGATTGCTTACCTTTGCTACATCTGATATCATGGCAGGGGTGATCGTACCAATACTTTCATCCATTGCTTTGTCCATCATCACAGATATCACCTTGTACAAAGATGACTCTTTATTGGGAAGGAGAAAAATTAGATTTATTAGATGTttgatacatgatacatgaatATGTTTGTGGTAATGTGTACAAACACACAGATGACAAGGCAAGACAACTgcataaatttcaaattttaatttaatactGTACAAGCTTCTACATATTGTCACTATAAACTATAACCACAACAATGGTAATGGACggtaatatcaaattaaatacagGTTCCGTGTCACATTGTATTAGACAATTTCACAATTGTCAACTGATAGGTCAGAACCGTCAATGGACAAGTTAGGACTTCCAATTGAAAAGTTGGAACTGTAAAAAGAAAAGTTAGTAAACTCCCTCTGCCAGTTCATGGGCACTGAAAATGAAATGCTACTCACGCTTCAAAGACAACTACAATCTATTCCGTATAACAACCCAGTCGGACACTGGAGGGTGGactacacatacaaacacacttaGAGGTCATGAactcaaaggtcaaaggtcagtacTTAAAAATAGAAACTGCAAAGTCTGCCATTTCACGGCCAGCTCAATCGGTTTCAGGGCAGGCAATTTGCAAGCATTGTTATGCAACAGATTTGTTTATTGCTAAACATTTTTCAGATATGTGATGGCTGAAACACTTTTACAATGTAAGTCTTAGACAGTAACATGACCTAAGAACACAATATTAGGAGGGAAAATCAAAAGAAACAGGACTATTTTTGCCAGCTGTTTGATGACCTCTTTATGAGCATGGATAATGCACACAAGTATACACGCACACATTTAGATAGAGTCAAAAGTGGTAAACTTTGTGACACCATGAACAAA
This is a stretch of genomic DNA from Glandiceps talaboti chromosome 9, keGlaTala1.1, whole genome shotgun sequence. It encodes these proteins:
- the LOC144439640 gene encoding uncharacterized protein LOC144439640, coding for MMDKAMDESIGTITPAMISDVAKGCENLNIPMAILLVIIQILQKWFVIYGKKHLIETDLDVIVDRIARLIALEDETPHKFDIRSGRSTERNFHMCGQKNTVQTDVEFHIHTSDNYDFTSGYRLLAVTENKTTEQRIDHWFPQMMCQQVTAAKESCFSTPDHYVVYNVSLCGRDEVFLSRSHVHKGLIEREGLCVHDNPPTQPSYLFYCTESEKITLSFNMLPVLNVYIAMKALLLLHRKVNRSNEPAKQPLY